From a single Acidimicrobiales bacterium genomic region:
- a CDS encoding amino acid permease — MTELDHDQVGAVGNGAGQVPLGPRRLEPRHLPDLDAAALPDSVAYRVKNKLLGPPLHTDQLAHERLGKPTALAVFASDNLSSSAYATEEILRVLVPVIGLAAFSLVLPITIAMLVVLALLIVSYRQTIKAYPSAGGAYVVTKDNFGIIPAQVAGVSLLVGYVLTVAVSVAAGSAALASAAHPLIAWRVPIALFFIALILFGNLRGVRESGKVFAVPTYFFIANMAVLLGVGLFRWGFGDLPQGESGVEGMLELGDGAGTGLLFGASLFIVLRAFASGGSAVTGVEAISNGVPAFRAPEWRNARTTLVIMGSALGVMFFGLSALAAHLHTIPFEEGSPTVIAQIGKLVYSDTALGHVGFYALQTGTVLILVLAANTSYADFPRLASFAAGDNFLPRQLTKRGHRLVFSNGMIALSAVSAVLVVATDARVERLIPLYAIGVFTSFTMSQAGMARHHVRIKEQGWRWGLFVNAVGGVISFTVALILGLTQFTRGAWVVIVLVPAVVALLVRLNRQYTAEDAELERDAPKAAEAPILRRHVVLVFVGNLDLAAARAIQYARTLAPDELGAVHIAVDLARAKDLATTWRRLGLAALPLQIVDCPDRRLARRALEVVAEYLADGQTEVTILIPRRRFKGLWHRVLHDRTSDELEEVLSTLPHANVTIVPYHVGRAAPDAAVHHAAKAMVQVKAADQAATVGGGGTGPAVTRDGLAPISSVTFRQRVRVGGRVQSVRVQPWGSAPTLECTVDDGTGRLLIVFLGRRHVPGVEPGTKLVVEGVVGEHRGRIAVLNPRYELVAPPGD; from the coding sequence GTGACCGAGCTCGACCACGACCAGGTCGGCGCCGTCGGCAACGGCGCCGGGCAGGTGCCCCTCGGGCCCCGCCGCCTGGAGCCGCGCCACCTGCCGGACCTCGACGCGGCGGCGCTCCCCGACAGCGTCGCCTACCGGGTCAAGAACAAGCTCCTCGGGCCGCCGCTGCACACCGACCAGCTGGCCCACGAGCGCCTCGGCAAGCCGACGGCGCTGGCCGTGTTCGCGTCGGACAACCTGTCGTCGTCGGCCTACGCCACCGAGGAGATCCTGCGGGTCCTCGTACCGGTCATCGGCCTGGCCGCCTTCTCCCTCGTCCTGCCCATCACGATCGCCATGCTGGTCGTGCTGGCCCTGCTGATCGTGTCGTACCGGCAGACGATCAAGGCCTATCCCTCGGCCGGCGGCGCCTACGTCGTCACGAAGGACAACTTCGGCATCATCCCGGCCCAGGTCGCCGGCGTGTCCCTGCTGGTCGGCTACGTGCTGACGGTCGCCGTGTCGGTGGCCGCCGGCAGCGCCGCGCTCGCCTCGGCCGCCCACCCCCTCATCGCCTGGCGGGTGCCGATCGCGCTGTTCTTCATCGCGCTGATCCTGTTCGGGAACCTGCGGGGGGTGCGCGAGTCGGGGAAGGTCTTCGCCGTCCCCACCTACTTCTTCATCGCCAACATGGCGGTGCTGCTCGGCGTGGGGCTGTTCCGCTGGGGCTTCGGCGACCTCCCGCAGGGCGAGAGCGGCGTTGAGGGCATGCTCGAGCTGGGCGACGGCGCCGGCACCGGCCTGCTGTTCGGGGCGTCGCTGTTCATCGTGCTCCGGGCCTTCGCCTCCGGGGGTTCCGCGGTGACCGGCGTCGAGGCCATCTCGAACGGCGTCCCCGCCTTCCGGGCGCCCGAGTGGCGCAACGCCCGCACCACGCTCGTCATCATGGGCTCGGCCCTCGGCGTCATGTTCTTCGGCCTCTCCGCCCTGGCCGCCCACCTCCACACGATCCCGTTCGAGGAGGGCAGCCCCACCGTCATCGCCCAGATCGGCAAGCTGGTCTACAGCGACACGGCCCTCGGCCACGTCGGCTTCTACGCGCTCCAGACGGGGACGGTCCTGATCCTCGTCCTCGCCGCCAACACGTCCTACGCGGACTTCCCCCGGCTGGCGTCGTTCGCCGCCGGCGACAACTTCCTGCCCCGCCAGCTGACCAAGCGGGGTCACCGGCTGGTGTTCTCGAACGGGATGATCGCCCTGTCGGCGGTGTCGGCCGTGCTGGTCGTGGCCACCGACGCCCGGGTCGAGCGGCTGATCCCGCTCTACGCCATCGGGGTGTTCACGTCGTTCACGATGTCCCAGGCCGGCATGGCCCGCCACCACGTGCGGATCAAGGAGCAGGGCTGGCGGTGGGGCCTGTTCGTCAACGCCGTCGGCGGGGTGATCTCGTTCACGGTCGCGCTGATCCTCGGCCTGACGCAGTTCACGAGGGGCGCCTGGGTGGTGATCGTGCTGGTCCCGGCCGTCGTCGCCCTGCTCGTCCGGCTGAACCGGCAGTACACGGCGGAGGACGCGGAGCTGGAGCGGGACGCGCCGAAGGCGGCCGAGGCGCCGATCCTCCGCCGCCACGTGGTGCTGGTATTCGTCGGCAACCTCGACCTCGCCGCCGCCCGGGCGATCCAGTACGCCCGCACGCTCGCGCCCGACGAGCTCGGCGCCGTCCACATCGCCGTCGACCTGGCCAGGGCGAAGGACCTGGCCACGACGTGGCGACGGCTGGGCCTCGCCGCCCTGCCCCTCCAGATCGTCGACTGCCCGGACCGCCGCCTCGCCCGCCGGGCGCTCGAGGTGGTCGCCGAGTACCTGGCCGACGGCCAGACGGAGGTCACCATCCTGATCCCGCGGCGGCGGTTCAAGGGGCTGTGGCACCGGGTGCTGCACGACCGGACCTCCGACGAGCTGGAGGAGGTCCTCTCCACCCTGCCCCACGCCAACGTCACGATCGTCCCGTACCACGTCGGCCGGGCCGCGCCCGACGCCGCCGTGCACCACGCGGCCAAGGCGATGGTCCAGGTCAAGGCGGCCGACCAGGCGGCCACCGTCGGCGGGGGCGGCACGGGGCCGGCCGTCACCCGCGACGGGCTGGCGCCGATCTCGTCGGTCACGTTCCGCCAGCGGGTCAGGGTCGGCGGGCGGGTGCAGTCCGTCCGGGTCCAGCCCTGGGGGTCGGCCCCCACGCTCGAGTGCACGGTCGACGACGGCACCGGCCGGCTGCTGATCGTGTTCCTCGGCCGCCGGCACGTGCCCGGCGTGGAGCCGGGGACCAAGCTGGTCGTCGAGGGCGTGGTCGGGGAGCACCGGGGCCGGATCGCCGTCCTCAACCCCCGCTACGAGCTGGTGGCGCCGCCCGGCGACTGA
- a CDS encoding CDP-alcohol phosphatidyltransferase family protein has protein sequence MFDGRWRTSFERGLRPVGTNIRRTGLTADHLTASGLVLAVGASIAIANGALRAGLLLLVLCAVPDMLDGAVAKASGTASPRGAFFDSVADRVTDALLFGGVAWFLASRDGGHMAVLPLAVLAASMLISYERAKAESLGFEARGGLMERAERIILLALGLLFDSVLAVVLAVMLVLTLVTAVQRFVKVWRQASVPRPAPEVPSRWRRRTARTTTRAWRRRSSPELRARWRR, from the coding sequence ATGTTCGACGGACGGTGGCGGACGAGCTTCGAGCGGGGCCTGCGCCCCGTCGGCACCAACATCCGCCGCACCGGCCTGACGGCCGATCACCTCACCGCCAGCGGCCTGGTGCTCGCGGTCGGCGCATCGATCGCCATCGCCAACGGCGCCCTGCGGGCCGGCCTGCTGCTGCTCGTGCTGTGCGCCGTGCCGGACATGCTCGACGGCGCCGTGGCCAAGGCGTCGGGCACGGCGTCGCCGAGAGGCGCCTTCTTCGACTCGGTGGCCGACCGGGTCACCGACGCCTTGCTGTTCGGCGGCGTCGCCTGGTTCCTCGCCTCCCGCGACGGCGGCCACATGGCCGTCCTCCCGCTCGCCGTGCTGGCCGCCTCGATGCTGATCTCCTACGAGCGGGCCAAAGCCGAGTCGCTCGGGTTCGAGGCGAGAGGCGGCCTGATGGAGCGGGCCGAGCGGATCATCCTGCTCGCCCTCGGCCTCCTGTTCGACTCGGTGCTGGCCGTCGTGCTGGCCGTGATGCTGGTGCTCACCCTGGTCACGGCCGTGCAGCGGTTCGTGAAGGTCTGGCGCCAGGCGTCGGTCCCCCGGCCGGCGCCCGAGGTGCCGAGCCGCTGGCGCCGGCGCACGGCGCGGACGACCACCAGGGCCTGGCGGCGCCGCAGCAGCCCCGAGCTGCGGGCCCGCTGGCGCCGCTGA